In Rhodospirillales bacterium, a single genomic region encodes these proteins:
- a CDS encoding adenylate/guanylate cyclase domain-containing protein, which yields MTAFLDRLATAVLGERPGGRIPARVQDIILRQQRHGEILIGWVQFALGLVFAALWAVAPKTGQLAEFQPVPWALTAYLAFTTARLVAAHRGRLPDWAVMASIVLDMALLMGLIWSFHIQYMQPPAFYLKAPTLLYVFIFIALRALRFEPKYVIVAGVVAALGWAGLLWYSVSGGMLIMNPVTRDYVAYLTSNRILVGGEIDKILSILLVTGILAIAVGRARRVLLRAVADSVAARDLARFVSPEIAERIASAERPIRAGEGELRTATVLFTDIEGFSTISEKVSPQTLSAMLNDYFTALSDVIVRHGGAIIHFQGDALLVGFNTVVGDADHAANALRAALGIRKICETRSFGPGLALKTRCGINTGPMTVGAVGAGEQLVFTCHGDEVNVAARLEQLNKQHGTYVLASHSTRVAAGDRFAYREIGAITVRGRATPTVVYAVEGANETG from the coding sequence ATGACGGCGTTTCTCGACCGGTTGGCGACGGCGGTTTTGGGCGAGCGGCCCGGCGGCCGGATACCGGCCCGCGTCCAGGACATCATTCTCCGCCAGCAGCGCCACGGCGAAATCCTGATCGGCTGGGTGCAGTTCGCCCTCGGCCTCGTGTTCGCGGCGCTGTGGGCGGTCGCGCCCAAGACCGGGCAACTGGCCGAGTTTCAGCCGGTGCCGTGGGCGCTCACCGCCTATCTTGCGTTCACGACCGCGCGACTGGTCGCGGCCCATCGCGGCCGCCTGCCCGACTGGGCGGTGATGGCCTCCATCGTCCTCGACATGGCGTTGCTGATGGGGCTGATCTGGTCGTTTCACATTCAATACATGCAGCCGCCGGCGTTCTACCTGAAGGCACCGACGTTGCTGTACGTCTTCATCTTCATCGCGCTGCGCGCGCTCAGGTTCGAGCCGAAATACGTGATCGTCGCCGGAGTCGTCGCCGCCCTCGGTTGGGCCGGCCTGCTGTGGTATTCGGTGTCGGGCGGCATGCTGATCATGAATCCCGTTACCCGGGATTACGTCGCCTATCTGACCTCGAACAGGATTCTGGTCGGCGGCGAGATCGACAAAATTCTCAGCATCCTGCTGGTCACCGGGATCCTGGCGATCGCGGTCGGGCGCGCCCGCCGCGTGTTGTTGCGGGCGGTCGCCGACAGTGTCGCGGCCCGCGACCTGGCGCGCTTCGTGTCGCCCGAAATCGCCGAGCGCATTGCGTCGGCCGAACGCCCCATCCGCGCGGGCGAGGGCGAGTTGCGCACCGCCACGGTGCTGTTCACGGACATCGAGGGCTTTTCGACCATTTCCGAAAAAGTCTCGCCGCAGACGCTGTCGGCGATGCTCAACGACTATTTCACCGCGCTGTCCGACGTCATCGTCCGCCACGGCGGCGCCATCATCCATTTCCAGGGCGACGCCCTGCTGGTCGGGTTCAATACCGTGGTCGGGGATGCCGATCACGCCGCCAACGCCCTGCGCGCCGCCCTCGGAATCCGGAAAATTTGCGAAACGCGGTCGTTCGGGCCCGGACTCGCGCTCAAGACCCGCTGCGGCATAAATACCGGTCCGATGACCGTCGGCGCGGTCGGCGCGGGCGAGCAACTGGTGTTTACGTGCCATGGCGACGAAGTCAACGTCGCGGCGCGGCTGGAACAGCTCAACAAGCAGCACGGCACCTACGTGCTGGCGTCGCACAGCACCCGGGTGGCGGCGGGCGACCGATTCGCTTATCGCGAAATCGGCGCCATCACCGTGCGCGGGCGCGCGACCCCGACCGTCGTGTACGCGGTCGAGGGCGCGAACGAGACCGGCTGA